In one Musa acuminata AAA Group cultivar baxijiao chromosome BXJ2-5, Cavendish_Baxijiao_AAA, whole genome shotgun sequence genomic region, the following are encoded:
- the LOC135612064 gene encoding large ribosomal subunit protein eL15z-like, which yields MGAYKYVSELWRKKQSDVMRFLQRVRCWEYRQLPSIVRVTRPTRPDKSRRLGYKAKQGYVIYRVRVRRGGRKRPVPKGIVYGKPKHQGITQLKFQRNKRSVAEERAGRKLGGLRVLNSYWVNEDSTYKYYEVILIDPAHNAIRNDPRINWICKGVHKHRELRGLTSAGKKYRGLRGKGHLHHKARPSRRATWKRNQTLSLRRYR from the exons ATGG GGGCGTACAAGTACGTGTCGGAGCTATGGAGGAAGAAACAGTCGGACGTAATGCGGTTCCTGCAGCGGGTAAGGTGTTGGGAGTACCGCCAGCTCCCATCGATCGTCCGCGTCACGAGGCCGACGCGGCCTGACAAGTCTCGTCGCCTTGGCTACAAGGCGAAGCAG GGTTATGTGATTTATCGTGTCCGTGTTAGACGTGGTGGCAGGAAGAGGCCAGTTCCTAAGGGTATTGTGTATGGGAAGCCCAAGCATCAGGGTATCACCCAGCTGAAGTTCCAAAGGAACAAACGGTCAGTTGCAGAGGAAAGGGCTGGCCGTAAGTTGGGAGGCCTCAGGGTGCTGAACTCTTACTGGGTTAATGAG GATTCAACTTACAAATATTACGAGGTTATCCTCATTGATCCGGCTCACAATGCGATTCGCAATGACCCTAGGATAAACTGGATCTGCAAGGGTGTTCACAAGCACCGTGAGCTTCGAGGACTCACTTCAGCTGGTAAGAAGTACCGAGGTCTTCGTGGCAAAGGTCACCTTCATCATAAGGCCAGGCCATCTCGTAGGGCAACCTGGAAGAGGAACCAGACATTGTCCCTCCGCAGATACCGTTAA
- the LOC135585279 gene encoding nuclear transcription factor Y subunit A-10-like isoform X1, giving the protein MQTSGFFGIHGVGQMVISETPQATLVPWLVGSQLIYGDPLSQLKPLSRDHTDGDDQITAVSRQMNHVIDTRRRPSSGSEIPEKGTNGTVKFSIVPDPKDLGEVQKTQQHYVPFPLQSSLRENPGCFEPGLGQSMVCPSHSYVDQFYGLYATYAAQAMHGRMLLPMAVATQGPIYVNAKQFNAILRRRKARAKAEKKNKSIKVRKPYLHESRHIHAMRRVRGCSGRFLNTKKEGNVGNGGCKVKEWMPQPANFEASSETLHSGNLKMNSASSQSSASGSEVTSVCAREDIGDFHIVDNPSPSGFCSHLSMMSGGGQGASIGHRWGAAADGCCDPDLLKV; this is encoded by the exons ATGCAAACATCAGGTTTCTTTGGGATTCATGGAGTTGGCCAGATGGTGATATCTGAGACACCCCAGGCCACACTGGTGCCTTGGTTGGTTGGATCTCAACTTATCTATGGTGATCCTCTTAGCCAGCTGAAGCCTCTGTCTAGGGACCATACTGACGGGGATGACCAGATAACAGCTGTGTCACGACAAATGAATCACGTTATAGACACAAGGCGACGACCAAGTTCGGGGTCCGAAATCCCAGAGAAAGGGACTAATGGTACAGTCAAGTTCTCGATAGTCCCAG ATCCCAAGGATTTAGGAGAAGTGCAGAAGACTCAGCAACACTATGTGCCCTTTCCTCTGCAGTCATCATTACGTGAAAATCCAGGTTGTTTCGAGCCAGGACTTGGTCAGTCTATG GTTTGTCCCAGTCACTCTTATGTTGACCAGTTCTATGGCTTATATGCAACTTATGCAGCTCAAGCAATG CATGGACGCATGCTTTTACCAATGGCTGTGGCAACCCAAGGACCAATCTATGTgaatgcaaaacagttcaatgCTATTCTTCGTCGTCGCAAAGCTCGTGCTAAGGCTGAGAAAAAGAACAAATCGATCAAGGTTAGGAAG CCATACTTGCATGAGTCACGCCACATTCATGCAATGCGCCGAGTGAGGGGCTGCAGTGGTCGCTTTTTAAACACCAAAAAGGAAGGTAATGTTGGAAATGGTGGTTGCAAGGTGAAAGAATGGATGCCTCAGCCTGCCAATTTCGAAGCGAGCTCTGAGACTCTGCACTCTGGCAACTTAAAAATGAACTCTGCAAGTAGTCAATCGAGTGCATCAGGATCTGAGGTGACAAGCGTGTGTGCTCGGGAAGATATCGGTGATTTCCACATTGTTGATAATCCGAGTCCATCAGGTTTCTGTTCCCATTTAAGTATGATGAGTGGAGGAGGACAAGGAGCCAGTATCGGTCACAGATGGGGTGCAGCAGCTGATGGCTGCTGTGATCCAGACCTCCTCAAAGTCTAA
- the LOC135585279 gene encoding nuclear transcription factor Y subunit A-10-like isoform X2 → MQTSGFFGIHGVGQMVISETPQATLVPWLVGSQLIYGDPLSQLKPLSRDHTDGDDQITAVSRQMNHVIDTRRRPSSGSEIPEKGTNGTVKFSIVPDPKDLGEVQKTQQHYVPFPLQSSLRENPGCFEPGLGQSMVCPSHSYVDQFYGLYATYAAQAMHGRMLLPMAVATQGPIYVNAKQFNAILRRRKARAKAEKKNKSIKPYLHESRHIHAMRRVRGCSGRFLNTKKEGNVGNGGCKVKEWMPQPANFEASSETLHSGNLKMNSASSQSSASGSEVTSVCAREDIGDFHIVDNPSPSGFCSHLSMMSGGGQGASIGHRWGAAADGCCDPDLLKV, encoded by the exons ATGCAAACATCAGGTTTCTTTGGGATTCATGGAGTTGGCCAGATGGTGATATCTGAGACACCCCAGGCCACACTGGTGCCTTGGTTGGTTGGATCTCAACTTATCTATGGTGATCCTCTTAGCCAGCTGAAGCCTCTGTCTAGGGACCATACTGACGGGGATGACCAGATAACAGCTGTGTCACGACAAATGAATCACGTTATAGACACAAGGCGACGACCAAGTTCGGGGTCCGAAATCCCAGAGAAAGGGACTAATGGTACAGTCAAGTTCTCGATAGTCCCAG ATCCCAAGGATTTAGGAGAAGTGCAGAAGACTCAGCAACACTATGTGCCCTTTCCTCTGCAGTCATCATTACGTGAAAATCCAGGTTGTTTCGAGCCAGGACTTGGTCAGTCTATG GTTTGTCCCAGTCACTCTTATGTTGACCAGTTCTATGGCTTATATGCAACTTATGCAGCTCAAGCAATG CATGGACGCATGCTTTTACCAATGGCTGTGGCAACCCAAGGACCAATCTATGTgaatgcaaaacagttcaatgCTATTCTTCGTCGTCGCAAAGCTCGTGCTAAGGCTGAGAAAAAGAACAAATCGATCAAG CCATACTTGCATGAGTCACGCCACATTCATGCAATGCGCCGAGTGAGGGGCTGCAGTGGTCGCTTTTTAAACACCAAAAAGGAAGGTAATGTTGGAAATGGTGGTTGCAAGGTGAAAGAATGGATGCCTCAGCCTGCCAATTTCGAAGCGAGCTCTGAGACTCTGCACTCTGGCAACTTAAAAATGAACTCTGCAAGTAGTCAATCGAGTGCATCAGGATCTGAGGTGACAAGCGTGTGTGCTCGGGAAGATATCGGTGATTTCCACATTGTTGATAATCCGAGTCCATCAGGTTTCTGTTCCCATTTAAGTATGATGAGTGGAGGAGGACAAGGAGCCAGTATCGGTCACAGATGGGGTGCAGCAGCTGATGGCTGCTGTGATCCAGACCTCCTCAAAGTCTAA